One Cucurbita pepo subsp. pepo cultivar mu-cu-16 chromosome LG11, ASM280686v2, whole genome shotgun sequence DNA window includes the following coding sequences:
- the LOC111804983 gene encoding endoglucanase 7, with protein sequence MQGGNHWGGPLEVIDNDHNNGGRGEDWDRDRAALQSQSFNQNELDETQRSWLLGPAEGKKKKYVDLGCIIVSRKALKWSLFSILIAFCVIGLPIIVAKTRPKHHARPLPPDRYSDALHKALLFFNAQKSGKLGKSNNITWRGNSGLNDGNDTLAKGGLVGGYYDSGENSKSNFPMAYSMTMLSWSLVEYSHKYKAINEYDHVRDLIKWGTDYLLLTFNSSSTKITQIYSQVGGSQNGSQIPDDTTCWQKPEQMGYNRPTQTTFQGPDLAGEMSAALSAASIVFRDDAAYSAKLIKGAETLFAFARDSGRRARYSRDNAFLAAAYNSTGYYDEYMWAGAWLFYATGNTSYINLATLQGIPRNAKAFNVTAETSVPSWNNKLPAAMVLLTRVRMMLNPGYPYEEMLSTYQTLTALNMCSYLKQFRVYNWTRGGMMIMNKGQQQGQNLQYVANAAFLASLFADYLNSTGVPGFNCGPNYIPSALLRTFATSQMDYILGKNPMNMSYIVGYGTKFPRRVHHRGASIPSDNKYYSCKGGFKWRDNPGPNPHTIVGAMVGGPDRFDKFHDVRTNPNYTEPTLAGNAGLVAALASLTTSAGFGIDKNTIFSGIPPLGPKAPPPPLPWKP encoded by the exons ATGCAGGGCGGAAACCACTGGGGAGGGCCGCTGGAAGTGATCGACAACGACCACAATAACGGCGGCAGAGGCGAGGATTGGGATCGGGATCGGGCGGCTTTGCAATCGCAATCGTTCAACCAGAATGAACTGGACGAGACGCAGAGGAGCTGGCTGCTTGGTCCGGCagaggggaagaagaaaaaatacgTTGACTTAGGTTGCATAATCGTGTCGAGGAAGGCTTTGAAATGGAGCTTGTTTTCGATTTTGATTGCGTTTTGTGTGATCGGATTGCCGATTATTGTGGCGAAGACTCGACCGAAGCATCACGCTCGTCCTCTTCCGCCCGATCGATACTCCGACGCCCTTCATAAGGctctcttgttctttaatGCTCAGAAAT CTGGGAAATTGGGAAAGAGCAACAACATAACATGGAGAGGGAACTCAGGGCTGAACGACGGGAATGACACGCTGGCAAAGGGAGGCCTAGTTGGAGGGTACTACGACTCCGGGGAAAACAGCAAGTCCAATTTTCCAATGGCTTATTCCATGACCATGCTGAGCTGGAGCCTGGTGGAGTACAGTCACAAGTACAAGGCCATCAACGAATACGACCACGTCAGAGACCTCATCAAATGGGGTACCGATTATCTGCTCCTCACCTTCAACTCTTCCTCCACCAAAATCACCCAAATTTACTCCCag GTTGGGGGATCGCAAAATGGGTCCCAAATCCCGGACGACACCACCTGCTGGCAGAAGCCGGAGCAAATGGGCTACAACCGACCCACCCAAACCACATTCCAAGGCCCAGATCTCGCCGGCGAGATGTCCGCCGCTCTCTCCGCCGCCTCTATCGTCTTCCGCGACGACGCCGCCTACTCCGCCAAGCTAATCAAAGGCGCAGAGACGCTGTTCGCATTCGCTCGTGATTCCGGCCGCCGTGCACGCTACAGCCGCGACAACGCCTTCCTAGCTGCTGCTTACAACTCCACCGGCTACTACGATGAGTACATGTGGGCGGGAGCGTGGCTGTTCTACGCGACGGGGAACACGTCGTACATTAATCTGGCCACTCTGCAGGGAATCCCGAGGAACGCAAAGGCATTCAACGTGACGGCGGAGACGAGCGTGCCGAGTTGGAACAACAAGCTGCCGGCGGCGATGGTGTTGTTGACGAGAGTGAGGATGATGCTGAATCCAGGGTATCCGTACGAGGAGATGCTGAGTACGTACCAGACATTGACTGCCCTAAATATGTGTTCTTATCTCAAACAATTTCGCGTCTACAATTGGACTAGAg gaGGAATGATGATTATGAACAAAGGACAGCAACAGGGACAGAATCTGCAATATGTGGCGAATGCTGCATTTCTGGCTTCTCTGTTCGCTGATTACTTGAACTCCACCGGCGTCCCAGGCTTCAACTGCGGCCCCAACTACATTCCTTCAGCCCTTCTTCGCACCTTCGCCACTTCCCAGATGGATTACATTCTTGGGAAGAACCCCATGAACATGAGCTACATTGTGGGCTATGGCACCAAGTTCCCTAGACGAGTGCATCACCGTGGTGCATCCATTCCCAGCGACAACAAGTACTACTCCTGCAAGGGCGGGTTCAAGTGGCGCGACAACCCCGGTCCCAACCCCCACACCATCGTTGGTGCCATGGTTGGCGGTCCGGATCGATTCGACAAGTTTCACGACGTGCGTACTAATCCCAACTACACTGAGCCAACTCTGGCTGGTAATGCTGGCCTTGTTGCTGCTCTTGCTTCCCTTACTACCTCTGCTGGCTTTGGCATTGACAAGAACACCATCTTTTCTGGGATCCCGCCGCTCGGTCCCAAGGCGCCACCGCCACCACTGCCGTGGAAGCCGTGA